In one Thermocladium sp. ECH_B genomic region, the following are encoded:
- a CDS encoding 30S ribosomal protein S8, translating into MVMLDVLSNALIMIRNAEARGYSKVVVWPSSKLVGNVLRILQKYGYVGEVEFIDDGRGGKYVVSLLGRINSIGPVKPRFFINSRDIPAWEEKYLPARQIGLLFLSTSKGVLSHIDAKEAGVGGTLLAYVY; encoded by the coding sequence ATGGTAATGCTGGATGTGCTTTCCAATGCATTGATAATGATAAGAAACGCGGAGGCGCGAGGCTACAGTAAAGTAGTTGTGTGGCCCTCATCCAAGTTGGTCGGCAACGTTCTCCGCATCCTCCAGAAGTACGGCTACGTTGGAGAGGTCGAGTTCATAGATGATGGTCGCGGCGGGAAGTACGTGGTCAGCCTCCTTGGCCGCATAAACTCCATAGGCCCAGTGAAGCCCCGCTTCTTCATAAATAGCCGCGACATACCGGCATGGGAGGAGAAATACTTGCCGGCCCGGCAAATAGGTCTCCTCTTCCTATCGACATCAAAGGGGGTCCTCTCCCACATAGATGCGAAGGAGGCTGGAGTTGGAGGGACGCTTCTAGCCTACGTCTATTAA
- a CDS encoding 30S ribosomal protein S2, translating into MSDKKEEQVSGEELLVPIEKYMAAGVRLGAKISNNYLIKRGFIFSVRPDGLRIFNLKKIDERIRIAAKMMTRYDPSKIVAHSVKPYGFKPMEMMCKFVGCKVVAGRFIPGSFTNPSLDNYMDAELLIIADPKTDIQSLKEAAATGIPVIGLVDTDNDPNYIDLMIPCNNKGRGSLALIFWLLTRQVLRERGEIPPTGDLPVSPDDFKAKATPQIQ; encoded by the coding sequence ATGAGCGATAAAAAGGAGGAGCAAGTGAGTGGGGAGGAGCTGCTTGTCCCGATTGAGAAGTACATGGCGGCCGGCGTTAGGCTTGGCGCTAAGATATCAAATAATTACCTAATTAAGCGGGGCTTCATATTCTCGGTGAGGCCCGATGGATTGAGGATATTTAATTTGAAGAAGATAGATGAGAGGATCAGGATAGCCGCTAAAATGATGACTAGGTATGACCCATCCAAGATCGTGGCCCACTCGGTCAAACCATATGGATTCAAGCCCATGGAGATGATGTGCAAGTTTGTGGGCTGCAAGGTCGTGGCCGGCAGATTTATTCCGGGCTCATTCACTAATCCATCCCTTGATAATTATATGGATGCGGAACTACTGATAATCGCGGATCCCAAGACCGATATCCAATCCCTTAAAGAAGCCGCGGCAACGGGTATACCGGTGATAGGGCTAGTGGATACCGATAATGACCCGAACTACATTGATTTAATGATTCCATGCAATAATAAAGGCAGGGGAAGCCTTGCCCTAATATTCTGGCTATTAACTAGACAAGTACTCAGGGAACGCGGCGAAATACCGCCCACAGGCGACTTACCAGTATCACCAGATGATTTTAAGGCCAAAGCCACCCCCCAGATCCAGTAG